One part of the Paracoccus sp. MBLB3053 genome encodes these proteins:
- a CDS encoding efflux RND transporter periplasmic adaptor subunit — translation MSALSRRIAIAIALPLAAGLVPHPSWAQAPGGGMPPPTVTVVTLQAQDVPLTTTLPGRVTASAEAQVRPQVNGIVTERLFEEGRTVKVGDPLFRIDKTTYEAAVAQAEAAVAQAVAQADNADREAERVGALRDRRVASESTTESAIAARDAARAAVKVAEAQLQTARIELDRTTIRAELDGEIGLAQTSQGALVTASQATPLAVIRTLDPVHVDVTQSAAEIIRWRRQMKLEPQTALDRKVTLRLADGTEYGVNGTLTAAEPYVNETTGVVTLRLAFANPDRLLLPGMYVQAVVQQAIARGVVLAPQEGVSRDRRGEPIALVVNPEGVVEQRSLSILQDLGNAWVVSEGLVEGDRLVVEGLQRIATGMQVNAEERQPENAETADAAAPAETTEQAPAETGAQDASGG, via the coding sequence ATGTCAGCGCTCTCGCGCCGCATTGCCATTGCCATTGCCTTGCCGCTTGCAGCAGGACTGGTTCCGCATCCTTCCTGGGCACAGGCGCCCGGCGGGGGAATGCCCCCGCCCACGGTCACCGTCGTGACACTTCAGGCCCAGGACGTGCCCTTGACGACCACCCTGCCCGGCCGCGTCACTGCCTCGGCCGAGGCCCAGGTCCGGCCACAGGTCAATGGCATCGTGACCGAGCGCCTGTTCGAGGAAGGCCGGACGGTCAAGGTGGGTGATCCGCTGTTCCGGATCGACAAGACCACCTATGAGGCTGCCGTGGCGCAGGCCGAAGCTGCCGTTGCCCAGGCGGTAGCGCAGGCCGACAATGCCGACCGCGAAGCCGAGCGCGTCGGGGCATTGCGCGATCGGCGTGTCGCGAGCGAAAGCACGACGGAAAGCGCAATCGCCGCCCGCGATGCGGCGCGCGCCGCCGTGAAGGTCGCCGAGGCGCAGTTGCAGACGGCGCGGATCGAGCTTGACCGCACCACAATTCGGGCCGAGCTGGATGGCGAGATCGGCCTTGCCCAGACCAGCCAGGGCGCCCTTGTAACCGCAAGCCAGGCGACGCCACTTGCCGTGATCCGCACGCTTGACCCTGTCCATGTCGACGTGACCCAATCCGCCGCCGAGATCATCCGCTGGCGCCGCCAGATGAAACTGGAACCCCAGACGGCGCTGGATCGCAAGGTTACGCTGAGGCTTGCCGATGGCACGGAATATGGCGTCAACGGCACGCTGACCGCAGCCGAGCCATATGTGAACGAAACCACGGGCGTGGTGACGCTGAGGCTTGCCTTTGCCAATCCAGATCGCTTGCTTCTTCCGGGCATGTATGTCCAGGCGGTTGTGCAGCAGGCGATCGCGCGCGGCGTGGTTCTTGCCCCGCAGGAAGGTGTCAGCCGTGACCGCCGGGGAGAGCCGATCGCCCTTGTCGTCAATCCCGAAGGGGTCGTCGAACAGCGATCGCTGAGCATTCTGCAGGACCTCGGCAACGCCTGGGTCGTGAGCGAAGGCCTTGTCGAGGGCGATCGCCTGGTTGTCGAGGGGCTGCAGCGCATCGCGACGGGCATGCAGGTCAATGCCGAGGAACGACAGCCCGAGAACGCCGAAACAGCCGATGCGGCCGCCCCGGCCGAAACGACCGAGCAAGCCCCCGCGGAAACCGGGGCGCAGGACGCTTCCGGCGGCTGA
- a CDS encoding tetratricopeptide repeat protein has protein sequence MNLNDRFEDHIPSRDAQAKADTMRQAALALLPPHEIKPRDNTRRFELADASRAEGSYELAQALYEAVLLTKPDNVKALRQNAACRLAAGKINEALASAEAGLLILPQDPVLERIRLNSAKRLGTLQSQPAASTSLSPKRILDLARKHLHQSKPEEAASLLDELLSKYPAHIHGLALRAHVALRTGDLEGALKFCARGLEVRPDHPGILTTRAKALSRRGQHETALGQLEEAYRTNPDLDAGAKFALAEARLAAGQEIQADVMYVEVLNEAPGDPRAHLSRIRNALSAGDINEALERCDAALVDHPGDPRFLGRRAHVLLQAGRADEALSILEALKAKATSRPQLRRQLASTLLAVGRRSEAKQILLELLTIDPGDSDARLGLAEIADQEGDSAAALKMMEGALSPAADLNNSAGEPPAPSGAIATERPGPILKYLQLCLKHGRTNQARQILEGIGSPDEHWSMPQLMSLSGLAQKTGAMPVLSSTLQASLARDVLSPGMALNILRMGQATGNERLALKLRDQLQIKLPLGQQDLFRLRSDLTIYGPEGALTRLRATRIARRNPIQAEALGDLLAKAGQRELCLRYLRHCRRRWPASLPILKLQNAAMNRFGAAQAALDELESMPISNGAETKRLRIRSLIALGRLEDVLQIVDQMDPGQRKPLGSQGQMMIRLAMGDAKGAAALVDAVAAESSRSERTKARFRVSHLGAFLNELQLIGSDLPSVVACPDKIAEDLKRGFYFPAKRSIDAWQASVKSPSRLRNESEIPRRIVQYWDQNEIPPVIAGLMQSWQKVPGYSYQRYSRQTAIAFLNERFEPSYVRAFKLTHSPAEQCDFLRLCLLFADGGIYADADDLLLGDVDQLRCRGAGVVLYRECFGAIGNNFLAARPGHALFRRAAEMARDSLLARENDLTWSKLGPGLMTRATALHVSTEPDEDLTLISEQDLSQVVQIHMTLPYKATPAYWNNREGRAPDSIIKILSDFANGSKATSDHDPKTDPTKIIKGSGEPASPR, from the coding sequence ATGAACTTGAACGATCGATTTGAAGATCACATTCCCTCGCGGGATGCCCAGGCCAAAGCCGACACCATGCGGCAAGCTGCACTTGCACTTCTCCCCCCTCACGAAATCAAGCCACGTGACAATACTCGCCGTTTCGAGCTGGCGGACGCCAGCCGGGCTGAGGGTAGCTACGAACTTGCGCAGGCGCTCTACGAGGCCGTGCTGCTCACAAAGCCCGACAATGTGAAGGCGTTGCGCCAAAACGCTGCCTGCCGTCTCGCGGCCGGGAAGATCAACGAAGCTCTGGCATCCGCTGAGGCGGGTCTATTGATTCTGCCTCAAGACCCGGTGCTCGAGCGGATTCGTCTAAACTCCGCCAAACGATTAGGGACCCTCCAATCGCAACCCGCCGCATCAACCAGTCTATCGCCGAAACGCATTCTGGACCTCGCACGCAAACACCTTCACCAGAGCAAACCAGAAGAAGCAGCCTCCCTGCTGGACGAACTGCTCTCGAAATACCCAGCCCATATTCATGGCCTCGCCCTGCGCGCCCATGTTGCCCTGAGAACAGGCGATCTCGAGGGCGCTCTAAAATTCTGCGCGCGAGGGCTGGAAGTTCGGCCCGACCATCCGGGAATACTTACAACGCGCGCCAAAGCGCTTTCCCGTCGTGGGCAGCATGAGACTGCGCTCGGACAGCTCGAGGAAGCCTACCGAACAAATCCGGATCTCGATGCGGGCGCCAAATTTGCACTTGCAGAGGCACGCTTGGCAGCCGGGCAGGAAATCCAAGCGGATGTCATGTACGTGGAAGTGCTTAATGAGGCTCCGGGCGACCCACGAGCCCACCTGAGCCGGATCCGCAATGCACTTTCGGCCGGAGATATAAACGAGGCGCTCGAGCGTTGCGACGCAGCACTCGTCGATCATCCAGGTGACCCGCGTTTTCTCGGGCGCAGAGCGCATGTGCTTCTGCAGGCAGGACGTGCAGATGAGGCGTTGAGCATCCTTGAAGCGCTCAAAGCTAAAGCAACGTCCCGACCTCAGCTGCGTCGTCAGCTTGCATCCACCTTGCTCGCGGTTGGGAGAAGAAGCGAAGCCAAGCAGATTTTGCTCGAATTGCTCACCATTGATCCAGGAGATAGTGACGCTCGCCTCGGACTGGCCGAAATTGCAGATCAGGAAGGCGACAGCGCTGCAGCATTGAAGATGATGGAAGGCGCCCTGAGCCCGGCGGCAGACCTCAACAATTCTGCAGGAGAGCCGCCGGCACCAAGCGGCGCAATAGCGACAGAGCGTCCGGGTCCAATCCTGAAATACTTGCAGCTCTGCCTCAAACATGGACGCACCAATCAAGCGCGGCAAATTTTGGAGGGGATCGGCAGCCCAGATGAGCACTGGTCCATGCCGCAACTCATGTCACTTTCGGGCCTCGCCCAGAAGACAGGCGCTATGCCGGTCCTCAGCTCCACCTTGCAAGCATCGCTCGCGCGGGACGTCCTGTCGCCGGGAATGGCACTCAATATATTGCGGATGGGACAGGCGACAGGGAATGAACGACTTGCGCTGAAGCTCCGGGATCAGCTGCAAATCAAACTTCCGCTTGGGCAACAGGACCTATTCCGACTCAGAAGTGATCTGACGATTTACGGCCCCGAAGGCGCACTCACTCGACTGCGAGCAACTCGGATCGCGCGGCGGAATCCCATCCAAGCGGAAGCGCTAGGTGATCTCTTGGCAAAGGCCGGCCAACGAGAACTCTGCCTGCGCTATCTACGCCATTGCAGACGTCGGTGGCCTGCCTCGCTGCCAATCCTCAAGCTGCAAAACGCAGCAATGAACCGCTTTGGCGCCGCTCAGGCCGCGTTGGACGAGCTCGAATCAATGCCTATAAGCAATGGCGCCGAAACCAAACGTCTTCGAATTAGATCCCTGATAGCTCTTGGCCGTCTCGAAGACGTCCTGCAAATCGTCGATCAAATGGATCCGGGGCAGCGCAAGCCGCTCGGCAGCCAGGGCCAGATGATGATCAGGCTGGCAATGGGCGATGCTAAGGGCGCAGCTGCCTTGGTCGATGCCGTCGCAGCGGAAAGCAGTCGAAGTGAGCGAACCAAGGCACGCTTCCGAGTGAGCCATCTGGGCGCGTTCTTGAACGAGTTGCAGCTGATCGGATCCGACCTGCCCTCTGTGGTCGCTTGCCCCGACAAAATTGCAGAAGATCTAAAGCGCGGCTTTTACTTTCCGGCGAAGCGCTCCATCGACGCATGGCAAGCCTCTGTGAAAAGCCCTTCCCGATTGCGAAATGAGAGCGAGATCCCCCGCCGCATTGTGCAGTACTGGGATCAGAACGAAATCCCTCCGGTGATCGCCGGCCTGATGCAGAGCTGGCAAAAGGTCCCCGGTTACAGTTACCAACGATACTCTCGGCAAACCGCAATTGCGTTTTTGAACGAACGTTTCGAGCCCTCCTACGTCCGGGCATTCAAACTGACGCACAGCCCGGCAGAGCAATGTGACTTTCTCCGCCTGTGTCTCCTGTTTGCCGATGGTGGTATTTATGCAGACGCCGATGATCTACTTCTCGGCGACGTCGACCAGCTTCGCTGCCGAGGAGCTGGCGTTGTACTTTATCGGGAGTGCTTTGGCGCGATCGGAAATAACTTCCTGGCCGCGCGCCCTGGCCATGCTTTGTTTCGACGCGCAGCGGAAATGGCTCGAGACTCATTATTGGCCCGAGAGAACGACCTCACCTGGTCGAAGCTTGGCCCTGGGCTAATGACAAGGGCGACTGCGCTACACGTATCAACCGAACCGGACGAAGACCTGACGCTCATTTCCGAGCAGGATCTGTCGCAAGTCGTTCAGATCCATATGACCCTGCCCTATAAGGCAACGCCTGCCTATTGGAACAATCGCGAAGGCAGGGCTCCAGATTCCATCATAAAAATTCTCTCTGATTTTGCGAACGGTTCAAAAGCCACCTCGGATCATGACCCCAAGACAGACCCGACCAAAATAATAAAGGGAAGCGGTGAGCCCGCTTCCCCTCGGTGA
- a CDS encoding efflux RND transporter permease subunit encodes MARFFIDRPVFAWVISILIMGLGVLAVYTLPVAQYPQIAPPTVEIRATYPGASAETVANTVTQVIEQQMTGLDGLRYFSSSSSSAGSSTTTLTFETGTDADIAQVQVQNKLSQATSLLPEVVQRQGVTVEKSASGFLMVVGLISDDGRLEQVDLSDYLISNLVNDLSRVEGVGSVQVFGAQYAMRIWLDPSKLAAFELTPGDVVTAVSAQNAQISAGAFGTQPAPKGQMLNATVTAQSLLSTPEDFEQIVLRAEADGGLILLKDVARVEIGAESYATNARYNRKPSAGIAISLASGANALDTADRVKERMEEFARFFPEGVSYVIPFDTTPFVLISIEEVVKTLVEAIVLVFFVMLLFLQNWRATLIPTLAVPVVILGTFGILAALGFTINTLTMLAMVLAIGLLVDDAIVVVENVERIMEEEGLEPREATRKSMGQITGALVGIALVLSAVFVPMAFFGGSTGIIYKQFAITIASAMGLSVVVALTLTPALCATLLRNEHGHKTRGLFGLFNRGFDRTMHGYGAWVNWIIRRPVRMLIVYLAIGAGVAFLFLRTPTGFLPDEDQGIMFALVQGPTGATTERTEAVIDQIQDYFLDTESENVDSMFGVSGFSFAGAGQNMGIAFIRLKDWKDRPRPDQSVQAIAGRAFPALSQIRDAMVFPIVPPSVIELGNVSGFDFYLQARSGQSHEQLLAARNQILGMAAQDPRIASARPNGLEDAAQYNLDIDWRKAGAMGVSATDVGSMLSVAWAGSYVNDFIDRGRIKRVYIQGESDSRAAPTDIEKWRIRNSSGGLVPFSNFAEGNWSYGPQGLSRYNGVPAMQIQGSPAPGISSGGGMAAIEEIGQSLPQGFAVSWTGLSLEEQEAGSQTTLLYTLSLAVVFLCLAALYESWSIPFAVMLAMPIGVLGALLGAWLGGFDNGVFFQVGLLTVIGLTGKNAILIVEFAREQVELSGKPLYEAVLEAARQRFRPIMMTSVAFSLGVLPLVLSTGAGANGRNTIGTTVLGGTISGTILGILFVPLFFVLVSRLLGRKPKLEAAPSTQ; translated from the coding sequence ATGGCGCGCTTTTTCATTGACCGCCCCGTCTTCGCCTGGGTGATCTCGATTCTCATCATGGGCCTGGGCGTTCTGGCGGTTTATACCCTGCCCGTCGCCCAATATCCCCAGATCGCGCCCCCGACGGTCGAGATCCGGGCGACCTATCCCGGCGCATCGGCGGAAACCGTCGCCAATACCGTGACCCAGGTCATCGAACAGCAGATGACCGGGCTTGACGGTCTGCGCTATTTCTCGTCCAGCTCCAGTTCCGCCGGCAGTTCGACGACGACCCTGACCTTCGAGACCGGCACCGATGCCGACATTGCCCAGGTTCAGGTGCAGAACAAGCTGTCCCAGGCCACATCGCTTCTGCCCGAGGTGGTGCAGCGCCAGGGGGTCACGGTCGAAAAGTCGGCCTCGGGCTTCCTGATGGTCGTGGGCCTTATCTCGGATGACGGCCGGCTCGAGCAGGTCGATCTTTCCGACTACCTGATCTCGAACCTCGTGAACGATCTGAGCCGGGTCGAGGGCGTGGGCTCGGTTCAGGTCTTCGGTGCGCAATATGCGATGCGGATCTGGCTCGATCCCTCGAAGCTCGCAGCTTTCGAATTGACCCCGGGCGATGTCGTGACTGCGGTTTCGGCGCAGAACGCGCAGATTTCGGCAGGCGCCTTCGGCACGCAGCCCGCACCCAAGGGGCAGATGCTCAATGCCACCGTCACGGCGCAATCGCTGCTGTCCACACCCGAGGATTTCGAGCAGATCGTCCTGCGCGCCGAAGCCGATGGCGGCCTGATCCTTCTCAAGGATGTGGCGCGTGTCGAGATCGGCGCGGAAAGCTATGCGACCAACGCGCGCTATAACCGCAAGCCCTCGGCGGGTATCGCGATCAGCCTTGCCTCCGGCGCGAATGCGCTCGACACGGCCGACCGCGTAAAGGAACGGATGGAGGAATTCGCCCGCTTCTTCCCCGAAGGGGTCAGCTACGTCATTCCCTTCGACACCACCCCCTTCGTGCTGATCTCGATCGAGGAAGTGGTCAAGACGTTGGTTGAAGCCATCGTTCTGGTCTTCTTCGTGATGCTCCTGTTCCTGCAGAACTGGCGTGCGACACTGATCCCGACGCTCGCCGTGCCGGTTGTCATCCTTGGCACGTTCGGCATCCTCGCGGCACTGGGTTTTACCATCAACACGCTCACCATGCTTGCGATGGTTCTGGCGATCGGCCTCTTGGTGGACGATGCCATCGTCGTGGTCGAGAACGTCGAGCGGATCATGGAGGAGGAAGGCCTGGAGCCCCGCGAGGCGACGCGGAAATCCATGGGCCAGATTACCGGCGCTTTGGTCGGGATCGCGCTGGTCCTTTCCGCCGTTTTCGTGCCCATGGCCTTCTTCGGCGGCTCGACCGGGATCATCTACAAGCAGTTCGCCATCACCATTGCCTCGGCGATGGGGCTTTCGGTCGTCGTCGCGCTGACATTGACACCGGCGCTGTGCGCGACACTTCTGCGCAATGAACACGGCCACAAGACGCGCGGCCTGTTCGGGCTTTTCAACCGTGGCTTCGACCGCACCATGCACGGCTATGGCGCCTGGGTGAACTGGATCATCCGGCGCCCGGTCAGGATGCTCATCGTCTATCTCGCGATCGGCGCAGGGGTGGCTTTCCTGTTCCTGCGCACGCCCACGGGGTTCCTGCCGGACGAGGATCAGGGGATCATGTTCGCGCTGGTCCAGGGACCGACCGGCGCGACGACCGAGCGCACCGAGGCGGTGATCGACCAGATCCAAGACTATTTCCTGGACACCGAAAGCGAGAATGTCGATTCGATGTTCGGAGTTTCGGGATTCAGCTTTGCCGGCGCAGGCCAGAACATGGGCATCGCTTTCATCCGGCTGAAGGACTGGAAGGATCGCCCGCGTCCCGACCAATCCGTTCAGGCCATCGCCGGCCGGGCATTCCCCGCGCTGAGCCAGATCCGCGATGCCATGGTCTTCCCGATCGTGCCGCCATCGGTCATCGAACTGGGGAACGTCTCGGGGTTCGACTTCTACCTGCAGGCCCGCAGCGGGCAATCGCATGAACAGCTTCTGGCGGCCCGGAACCAGATCCTGGGCATGGCCGCGCAGGACCCCAGGATCGCCTCGGCGCGACCGAATGGGCTTGAGGACGCGGCGCAATACAACCTGGACATCGACTGGCGCAAGGCGGGCGCGATGGGGGTTTCGGCGACCGATGTGGGAAGCATGCTGTCCGTTGCCTGGGCCGGCAGCTACGTCAACGACTTCATCGACCGCGGCCGGATCAAGCGGGTCTATATCCAGGGCGAGTCGGATTCACGTGCCGCGCCCACCGATATCGAGAAATGGCGGATCAGGAACAGCTCGGGCGGGCTTGTGCCCTTCTCGAACTTTGCCGAGGGGAACTGGAGCTACGGGCCGCAGGGCCTCAGCCGCTACAACGGCGTGCCCGCCATGCAGATCCAGGGCTCACCCGCGCCGGGGATTTCCAGTGGCGGCGGCATGGCGGCGATCGAGGAAATAGGCCAGAGCCTGCCCCAGGGATTCGCCGTGTCCTGGACCGGCCTTTCGCTGGAAGAGCAAGAAGCAGGCAGCCAGACCACGCTGCTTTACACGCTGTCTCTTGCGGTCGTGTTCCTTTGCCTCGCGGCGCTTTACGAAAGCTGGTCGATCCCCTTCGCGGTGATGCTTGCCATGCCGATCGGCGTGTTGGGCGCCCTGCTGGGCGCATGGCTGGGAGGGTTCGACAATGGGGTCTTCTTCCAGGTCGGGCTGCTGACCGTGATCGGCCTGACGGGCAAGAACGCGATCCTGATCGTCGAATTCGCCCGCGAGCAGGTCGAACTCAGCGGCAAGCCGCTTTACGAGGCCGTGCTTGAAGCCGCGCGCCAGAGATTCCGTCCGATCATGATGACGTCGGTCGCGTTCTCGCTGGGGGTGCTGCCGCTGGTCCTGTCCACCGGCGCCGGGGCCAATGGCCGGAACACCATCGGCACGACGGTTCTGGGCGGAACGATCTCGGGCACGATCCTGGGCATTCTCTTCGTGCCGCTGTTCTTCGTGCTGGTCAGCCGTCTTCTCGGCCGCAAGCCGAAGCTCGAGGCCGCCCCTTCGACGCAGTGA
- a CDS encoding DUF6538 domain-containing protein, whose product MSLIIRGTTYYLKRRVPARYRAIDSRDWFVVSLKTDSRAEAEAKVPAVWDLQKLGWEARLKGQSEDAMARFDAARDLAQAHGFRFASAPQVARQPLGEIVDRMKAVRSREGQIKPRDAEAVLGLVAAPRLTVTGALAEFWRLSEERVHGKDANQLRIWKNQRKRAIGNFVEIIGDLALEDITRDHMLDFRQWWWERIRDEAMTANSANKDISALVNILRTVNEMKRLHIDLPVEKLAFTEGEQNTRLPFSDAWIRDRLLEPGALDGMNDQARAILLIMINTGCRPAEIAGLLPHHIQLGHEWPHISIEPEGRHLKTIHSRRKIPLLGVSLEAMKQHPEGFPRYRASGNLSGAVNKFLRENGLMETAEHSMYGLRHSFEDRLLAAGVDERIRADLMGHKLMRERYGAGAPLATSTAIIQQVAF is encoded by the coding sequence ATGTCTCTCATCATTCGTGGCACTACCTATTACCTGAAGCGGCGTGTACCTGCCCGATATCGTGCAATCGATTCTCGCGACTGGTTCGTCGTGTCTCTCAAGACAGATTCACGCGCGGAAGCCGAGGCGAAGGTACCGGCGGTGTGGGATCTGCAGAAGCTGGGCTGGGAGGCGCGCCTCAAGGGCCAATCCGAAGACGCAATGGCGCGTTTCGATGCCGCGCGCGACCTCGCCCAGGCACATGGCTTCCGGTTCGCTTCTGCTCCCCAGGTGGCACGCCAGCCGCTGGGAGAAATCGTCGATCGCATGAAGGCTGTTCGAAGCCGGGAAGGCCAGATCAAACCCAGAGATGCAGAAGCCGTATTGGGCCTCGTCGCGGCGCCGCGCCTTACTGTAACTGGCGCGCTTGCCGAATTCTGGCGACTTTCCGAGGAGCGGGTACATGGCAAGGATGCCAACCAGCTCCGGATCTGGAAGAACCAGCGCAAGCGCGCGATCGGTAATTTCGTCGAGATCATCGGCGACCTGGCGCTCGAAGATATCACCCGCGATCACATGCTCGACTTTCGGCAATGGTGGTGGGAGCGTATCCGGGACGAGGCGATGACCGCCAATAGTGCCAACAAGGACATCTCCGCATTGGTGAATATCCTGCGGACCGTCAACGAGATGAAGCGGCTGCATATCGATCTACCGGTCGAGAAGCTGGCTTTTACGGAAGGCGAACAGAATACGCGTCTGCCCTTTTCCGATGCCTGGATCCGCGATCGCCTTCTCGAGCCCGGCGCTTTGGATGGGATGAACGACCAGGCGCGCGCCATATTGCTGATCATGATCAATACCGGCTGTCGTCCTGCCGAGATCGCCGGACTTCTGCCCCACCACATCCAGCTGGGTCATGAGTGGCCACATATTTCGATCGAGCCGGAAGGCCGTCATCTCAAGACGATCCATTCGCGGCGCAAGATCCCGCTTCTCGGTGTCAGCCTTGAAGCTATGAAGCAACATCCCGAGGGGTTCCCACGCTATCGGGCGAGCGGAAACCTTAGCGGCGCCGTGAACAAGTTCCTGCGTGAGAATGGCCTGATGGAAACAGCTGAGCATTCGATGTATGGGCTTCGCCACAGCTTCGAGGATCGGCTTTTGGCGGCCGGCGTGGATGAGCGGATCAGGGCGGATCTGATGGGGCACAAGCTCATGCGCGAACGTTACGGTGCGGGCGCGCCTCTCGCTACGTCGACAGCTATTATTCAGCAGGTTGCATTTTGA
- a CDS encoding helix-turn-helix domain-containing protein, with product MRELSRQAGTGPNYVQQMIKDRKEPGADRLARLLDVLGTEHALFILTGVQASPEDLELLALLNTIPDHVKTQIRPLLTAMQASESEAKQGASDSATN from the coding sequence ATGCGGGAACTCAGCCGTCAGGCTGGGACGGGGCCGAACTACGTTCAGCAGATGATCAAAGACAGAAAAGAACCAGGCGCGGATCGTCTCGCGCGGCTTCTCGACGTCTTGGGAACAGAGCACGCACTCTTCATCTTAACCGGTGTGCAGGCGAGCCCTGAAGATCTAGAACTTCTAGCTCTTCTGAATACGATTCCAGATCACGTGAAGACGCAGATCCGTCCTCTATTGACAGCGATGCAAGCCTCCGAATCCGAGGCAAAACAAGGCGCTTCTGATTCAGCGACAAATTGA
- a CDS encoding DUF2312 domain-containing protein — protein sequence MLVDQATIGAAMKSADKRRHKSPPMKETSEDQAVSDNAYGIAAGELRQFIEQFEQLDAEKKEIAGQQKGVMSEAKARGYNTKAIRMIIALRKRDKDDVAEEEAILEMYKAALGMI from the coding sequence ATGCTGGTTGATCAAGCCACGATCGGCGCTGCGATGAAGAGCGCTGACAAAAGACGCCACAAATCGCCACCCATGAAAGAAACGAGCGAAGACCAGGCCGTTTCCGACAACGCCTACGGCATCGCTGCTGGCGAGTTGCGCCAGTTCATCGAGCAGTTTGAGCAGCTGGATGCGGAAAAGAAGGAGATCGCGGGACAGCAGAAGGGTGTCATGTCCGAAGCGAAGGCTCGAGGATACAACACCAAGGCCATTCGGATGATCATCGCGCTCCGCAAGCGTGACAAAGACGATGTCGCCGAGGAGGAGGCCATCCTCGAGATGTACAAAGCAGCCTTGGGGATGATATGA
- a CDS encoding Hint domain-containing protein gives MPASYDIGSASLYQVDNSTDPATYTLIEGDTSGVQGSVIAESPLVYDTTLTTTDGGSLDNSDFEVGENASSPAGLAGIYQGVTTIDGNDYLIFTNTSGNGTVYVVSASSDTSSYPGDFTADDINTDPYPECFAAGTLIATPTGEVKVEDLTIGDLVKTAEGRSVEVKWIGRQTLSKVFTPAERFVPVRVKAGALGKGVPHSDLVLTAEHALVIGDLAINAGALVNGSSIVFEPFGALPERVTYYHVETELHDVILANGAAAETFVDYVGRRAFDNYHEYEAIYGQERVISEMQLPRISARRLVPAAIREGLASPSEIGDQIAV, from the coding sequence ATGCCTGCTAGTTACGACATCGGCTCCGCTTCTCTTTATCAAGTGGATAACAGCACAGACCCCGCGACGTACACGCTCATTGAGGGTGACACATCAGGAGTACAGGGCTCGGTCATTGCCGAAAGCCCTCTGGTTTATGATACCACGTTGACGACAACCGATGGCGGGTCGCTCGACAATAGCGATTTCGAAGTTGGCGAAAATGCGAGCAGTCCCGCGGGATTGGCCGGTATCTACCAAGGCGTCACCACCATCGACGGAAATGATTACCTGATCTTTACCAATACCTCGGGAAACGGCACGGTCTATGTCGTCTCCGCCTCATCGGACACGTCGAGCTATCCAGGCGATTTCACGGCCGATGACATCAACACCGATCCCTATCCGGAATGCTTTGCCGCAGGAACGTTGATCGCTACCCCAACCGGTGAGGTGAAGGTTGAAGACCTGACCATCGGAGATCTCGTCAAGACAGCCGAAGGTCGCAGCGTCGAAGTCAAGTGGATCGGACGTCAGACGCTGAGCAAGGTATTCACACCAGCAGAGCGCTTCGTTCCGGTGCGCGTCAAGGCTGGGGCGCTTGGAAAAGGGGTGCCACATAGCGACCTCGTCTTGACCGCAGAGCATGCCCTTGTCATCGGCGACCTGGCGATCAATGCCGGGGCGCTCGTGAACGGCAGCAGCATCGTATTCGAGCCATTCGGTGCGCTGCCGGAACGCGTAACCTACTATCATGTCGAAACCGAGCTGCACGATGTGATCCTGGCAAATGGTGCCGCGGCCGAAACCTTTGTCGACTATGTTGGCCGACGCGCCTTCGATAACTATCACGAATATGAAGCCATCTATGGCCAAGAGCGCGTCATCTCTGAGATGCAGCTCCCTCGGATTTCCGCCCGTCGATTGGTTCCTGCGGCAATTCGCGAAGGATTGGCTAGCCCCAGCGAGATCGGTGACCAGATCGCGGTCTGA